From one Camarhynchus parvulus chromosome 25, STF_HiC, whole genome shotgun sequence genomic stretch:
- the CTSK gene encoding cathepsin K: MWWPVLLALLVPAALAQLHPERELDAQWELWKKTHHKQYNGQADEVTRRLIWEKNLKYINTHNLEHSLGVHTFELAMNHLGDMTSEEVVRTMTGLKVPRGHQRHNETLFVPDWSERAPAATDWRKKGYVTPVKNQGQCGSCWAFSSVGALEGQLKRKTGKLLSLSPQNLVDCVANNDGCGGGYMTNAFEYVRQNRGIDSEDSYPYIGQDESCMYSPTGKAAKCRGYREIPEGNEKALKRAVARIGPISVGIDASLPSFQFYSRGVYYDESCNAENINHAVLAVGYGAQKGTKHWIIKNSWGEEWGNKGYVLLARNMNNACGVANLASFPKM; this comes from the exons ATGTGGTGGCCCGTGCTTCTGGCCCTGCTggtccctgcagctctggcccaGCTGCACCCGGAGCGGGAACTGGACGCgcagtgggagctgtggaaaaaaacccaccacaagCAGTACAACGGCCAG GCGGACGAGGTGACGCGGAGGCTGATTTGGGAGAAGAACCTCAAATACATCAACACCCACAACCTGGAGCACTCCCTGGGCGTCCACACCTTCGAGCTGGCCATGAACCACCTGGGTGACATG ACCAGCGAGGAGGTGGTGAGGACAATGACAGGGCTGAAGGTGCCCCGAGGTCACCAACGCCACAACGAGACACTCTTTGTCCCCGACTGGAGTGAGAGAGCCCCGGCTGCCACGGACTGGCGTAAGAAAGGCTACGTGACCCCTGTGAAGAACCAG GGCCAGTGTGGCTCGTGCTGGGCTTTCAGCTCGGTGGGTGCCCTGGAGGGGCAGCTGAAGAGGAAAACAGGCAAActgctgtccctcagccccCAGAACCTGGTGGACTGCGTGGCCAACAACGACGGCTGCGGTGGTGGCTACATGACCAACGCCTTCGAGTACGTCCGCCAGAACCGCGGCATCGACTCCGAGGACTCCTACCCCTACATTGGCCAG GACGAGAGCTGCATGTACAGCCCCACGGGGAAGGCGGCCAAGTGCCGTGGCTACCGCGAGATCCCCGAGGGCAACGAGAAGGCTTTGAAGAGGGCGGTGGCCAGGATCGGGCCCATCTCCGTGGGCATCGATGCCAGCCTGCCCTCCTTCCAGTTCTACAGCcgag GCGTGTACTACGACGAGAGCTGCAACGCTGAGAACATCAACCACGCCGTGCTGGCCGTGGGCTACGGGGCACAGAAAGGCACCAAGCACTGGATCATCAAGAACAG CTGGGGCGAGGAATGGGGCAACAAGGGCTACGTCCTCCTGGCCCGCAACATGAACAATGCCTGCGGTGTGGCCAACCTGGCCAGCTTCCCCAAGATGTGA
- the ARNT gene encoding LOW QUALITY PROTEIN: aryl hydrocarbon receptor nuclear translocator (The sequence of the model RefSeq protein was modified relative to this genomic sequence to represent the inferred CDS: deleted 2 bases in 1 codon): MAATAASAEMASDVSSLGAAVGSGNSGSGAQAGGAQRPSKRRPGLDFDDDGEGNSKFLRCDDDPMPNDKERFARSDDEQSSADKERLARENHSEIERRRRNKMTAYITELSDMVPTCSALARKPDKLTILRMAVSHMKSLRGTGNTSTDGTYKPSFLTDQELKHLILEAADGFLFIVSCETGRVVYVSDSVTPVLNQPQSEWFGSTLYEQVHPDDVGKLREQLSTSENALTEGTKPWCLSTKDAAAPPENASKGRILDLKTGTVKKEGQQSMRMCMGSRRSFICRMRCGNSSVDPVAVNRLSFMRNRCRNGLGAAKDGEPHYVVVHCTGYIKAWPPAGVSLPDDDPDAGQGSKFCLVAIGRLQVTSSPNCTDMNNVCQPTEFISRHNTEGIFTFIDHRCVATVGYQPQELLGKDIVDFCHPEDQQLLRDSFQQVVKLKGQVLSVMFRFRSKNREWLWMRTSSFTFQNPYSDEIEYIICTNTNVKNSSQESRPALANSMPRPQLGQSVSLPLDMGTAPLPSRQQQPAQAELEVGPGRESLAGYEHSQVPVQPVSAAGPEHSKPLEKAESLFSQERDPRFGEMFPGISTDESKAIPASTMPANPPLFAQGNTFTAARPAENFRSSSMVPPVNIIQQQQPSPSGRILPQISRHSSPAQVSGTTWAPGTRPVFTPQQVASQTVKTRPPSFGMGTFQGTPSSFSSMTATGATASPTTAPYPALASRGTGFTTEAAQTPAPFQPRAADAVGMWPQWQGQHHGPASGEQHVQQPQPGQPEVFPDMLTMLGDQGPNYNNEEFPELNIFPSFSE, encoded by the exons AGATGGCATCCGATGTTTCCTCGCTGGGTGCAGCCGTTGGCTCCGGGAACTCCGGCTCGGGagctcaggctggaggagctcagaGACCCAGCAAGAGACGGCCTGG gctCGATTTTGATGATGATGGAGAAGGGAACAGTAAATTCCTCAG ATGTGATGATGACCCGATGCCAAATGATAAAGAGAGATTTGCCAG gtctGATGATGAGCAGAGTTCAGCGGATAAGGAGAGACTTGCCAG GGAGAACCACAGCGAGATCGAGCGCAGGAGGAGGAACAAGATGACAGCCTACATCACGGAGCTGTCCGACATGGTGCCCACGTGCAGCGCCCTGGCCCGCAAGCCGGACAAACTGACCATCCTGCGCATGGCCGTGTCCCACATGAAATCCCTGCGTGGCACTGGCAACACCTCCACTGATGGCACCTACAAACCCTCCTTTCTCACTGACCAG gaACTCAAACACCTGATCCTGGAGGCAGCCGATGGCTTCCTGTTCATCGTGTCGTGCGAGACGGGGCGCGTGGTTTACGTGTCGGACTCGGTGACGCCGGTGCTGAACCAGCCTCAGTCCGAGTGGTTCGGCAGCACCTTGTACGAGCAGGTGCACCCCGACGACGTGGGCaagctcagggagcagctctccaCCTCTGAGAACGCCCTCACAG AGGGAACCAAGCCCTGGTGCCTTTCTACCAAGGATGCTGCAGCCCCCCCCGAGAATGCATCTAAAG gTCGTATCCTCGATTTGAAGACGGGGACTGTGAAGAAGGAAGGGCAGCAGTCCATGAGGATGTGCATGGGCTCCAGGAGATCTTTCATCTGCAGGATGAG GTGTGGCAACAGCTCTGTGGATCCAGTCGCTGTCAATCGCCTGAGCTTCATGAGGAATCGCTGCAG GAATGGTTTAGGTGCAGCCAAGGATGGAGAACCTCACTACGTCGTCGTGCACTGCACGGGCTACATCAAAGCCTGGCCCCCAGCAG GTGTTTCTCTGCCTGATGATGACCCTGACGCTGGCCAGGGCAGCAAGTTCTGCCTGGTGGCCATTGGCAGGCTCCAG GTGACCAGCTCCCCCAACTGCACAGACATGAACAATGTCTGCCAGCCCACAGAATTCATCTCCCGACACAACACCGAAGGAATTTTCACCTTCATCGACCACCGGTGCGTGGCCACCGTGGGTTACCAGCCCCAG GAACTCTTGGGGAAAGACATTGTGGATTTCTGCCATCCAGAAGACCAACAGCTTTTACGGGACAGTTTTCAACAG gTGGTGAAGTTAAAAGGCCAGGTGCTGTCAGTCATGTTCCGTTTCCGATCCAAGAACCGGGAGTGGCTGTGGATGAGAACCAGCTCGTTCACCTTCCAGAACCCCTACTCGGATGAGATCGAGTACATCATCTGCACCAACACCAACGTCAA GAACTCGAGCCAGGAGTCCCGGCCTGCCCTGGCAAACTCCATGCCAAGGCctcagctggggcagagtgTCAGCCTTCCCCTGGacatgggcacagccccactgccctcaAG gcagcagcagccagcccaggcagagctggaagtgGGCCCAGGAAGGGAGAGCTTGGCTGGCTATGAGCACTCACAG GTACCTGTCCAGCCCGTGAgtgctgctggccctgagcacagcaagcccctggagaaggctgagagCCTGTTCAGCCAGGAGAGGGACCCACGCTTCGGGGAGATGTTCCCTGGCATCAGCACAG ATGAGAGCAAAgccatccctgccagcaccaTGCCAGCCAACCCTCCCCTCTTTGCCCAGGGAAACACCTTCACTGCTGCACGGCCTGCTGAGAACTTCAG gagcagcagcatggtCCCTCCAGTGAACatcatccagcagcagcagccctcacCCTCCGGCCGGATCCTACCCCAGATTTCCCGGcactccagcccagctcaggtcAGCGGGACCACCTGGGCTCCAGGGACACGGCCGGTGTTCACACCCCAG CAAGTGGCATCTCAGACAGTGAAGACTCGACCTCCTTCCTTTGGCATGGGGACATTCCAGGGCACGCCGTCCTCCTTCAGCTCCATGACAGCGACCGGG GCGACGGCGTCTCCCACCACGGCTCCGtacccagccctggccagccgTGGCACAGGCTTCA ccacagaggcaGCGCAGACCCCGGCCCCGTTCCAGCCCCGCGCCGCCGACGCCGTGGGAATGTGGCCAcagtggcagggacagcaccacGGCCCAGCATCTGGGGAGCAGCACGTGCAGCAGCCGCAGCCCGGCCAGCCTGAGGTCTTCCCA GACATGCTGACCATGTTGGGAGACCAAGGCCCCAACTACAACAATGAAGAATTCCCAGAGTTGAACatattcccttctttttctgaataa